The following are encoded in a window of Ferribacterium limneticum genomic DNA:
- a CDS encoding DUF1841 family protein — MFNPSREQVRLFFCDAWKKHVDRLPLVGAEVTAADIAARHPEYHPLLNDPKAAIDKEWTPEGGAMNPFLHLSLHLAIHEQVSIDQPPGIRMAFEQLRARMDPHDAEHVLLDCLGETIWRAQSQGQPMDAMAYVDAVKRKASLI; from the coding sequence ATGTTTAATCCCTCCCGCGAGCAGGTCCGCCTCTTCTTTTGCGATGCCTGGAAAAAACACGTCGACCGCCTGCCGCTAGTAGGCGCCGAAGTCACCGCCGCCGACATCGCCGCCCGCCACCCGGAATACCACCCGCTGCTCAACGATCCGAAGGCTGCTATCGACAAGGAATGGACGCCGGAAGGCGGGGCCATGAACCCCTTCCTCCACCTCTCGCTGCACCTCGCCATCCACGAACAGGTCAGCATCGACCAGCCGCCTGGCATCCGCATGGCTTTTGAGCAACTGCGCGCCCGCATGGACCCGCACGACGCCGAGCACGTGCTGCTCGACTGCCTGGGCGAAACGATCTGGCGCGCCCAGAGCCAGGGCCAGCCGATGGATGCGATGGCCTACGTCGATGCCGTGAAGCGCAAGGCTAGCCTGATTTAG
- a CDS encoding FIST C-terminal domain-containing protein, producing MKVATALVAGQRPEAELAQAAVEAALAAAGLARADNVILLLTHDFCRHAQPAVLAAARAAGCLSVSGSTASGLFTERGWQLDQPAAAALVYSAQTSDVPAESPLLSFSGHGRLPFDWQDGTERIGMLDTDAATWSHGRTAENGCAEFHLPGVNARLVRSSGLRLLGEPLPVEQCAGYELRRVGGHSAVDSLRRALPAELRERPPLHHIVALRQPDAPGIALLSANADGSLTLAESLSDGETIIWAIRQPLAAEQEMREALTATVNPKKRPNFALMFSCIGRGPLFYGNDDRDLVAFRDTFPDTPLLGAYGTGQIAPLAGHNRLFHNTALTLLFESAHV from the coding sequence ATGAAAGTCGCCACCGCCCTCGTTGCCGGCCAGCGGCCGGAAGCGGAGCTGGCCCAGGCCGCCGTCGAGGCGGCACTGGCGGCTGCCGGGCTGGCGCGCGCCGATAACGTCATCCTTCTTCTGACCCATGATTTCTGCCGCCATGCGCAGCCTGCTGTACTCGCTGCGGCGCGTGCCGCCGGCTGCCTTTCGGTCAGTGGCAGCACGGCCAGCGGGCTATTCACCGAGCGCGGCTGGCAACTTGACCAGCCGGCGGCGGCGGCCCTCGTTTATTCAGCGCAGACCAGCGACGTCCCGGCCGAATCGCCGCTGCTCTCGTTCAGCGGCCATGGCCGCTTGCCCTTCGATTGGCAGGACGGCACCGAGCGGATCGGGATGCTCGACACCGATGCCGCCACCTGGTCGCATGGTCGCACGGCGGAAAATGGCTGCGCCGAGTTTCACCTGCCCGGCGTCAATGCCCGCCTGGTCCGCTCGTCCGGCCTGCGCCTGCTTGGCGAGCCGCTGCCCGTCGAGCAATGCGCCGGCTATGAGTTGCGCCGGGTCGGCGGCCACAGCGCCGTCGACAGCCTGCGTCGCGCCCTGCCCGCCGAATTGCGCGAACGCCCGCCCCTGCACCACATCGTTGCACTGCGCCAGCCCGATGCGCCGGGCATCGCCCTCCTCTCGGCCAACGCCGATGGCTCGCTGACCCTGGCCGAAAGCCTGTCCGATGGCGAGACGATCATCTGGGCCATCCGCCAGCCGCTCGCCGCCGAGCAGGAAATGCGCGAAGCGCTGACTGCCACGGTCAACCCGAAAAAACGGCCAAATTTCGCCCTGATGTTTTCCTGCATCGGCCGCGGCCCGCTGTTTTACGGCAACGACGACCGCGACCTCGTCGCCTTCCGCGACACCTTTCCCGACACGCCACTGCTCGGCGCCTACGGCACCGGGCAAATCGCGCCGCTGGCCGGCCACAACCGCCTGTTCCACAACACTGCACTCACCTTATTGTTCGAAAGCGCTCATGTTTAA
- the nth gene encoding endonuclease III — translation MKKANIEQFYSRLRDANPAPTTELHYATPFQLLIAVILSAQATDVGVNKATARLYPVAPTPSAMLALGEEGLTDYIKTIGLYRTKAKNVIATCRMLLELHDGEVPDDRAALEALPGVGRKTANVVLNTAFGQPTIAVDTHIFRLGNRTGLAPGKTVEEVEKKLLKVTPDEFKKDAHHWLILHGRYVCKARKPDCGRCIVLDLCSYRSKSV, via the coding sequence GTGAAAAAAGCCAATATCGAGCAGTTCTACTCCCGCCTGCGCGACGCCAATCCGGCGCCGACCACCGAACTGCACTACGCGACGCCCTTCCAGTTGCTGATCGCCGTCATCCTCTCAGCGCAGGCCACTGACGTCGGCGTCAACAAGGCGACGGCCCGGCTCTACCCGGTGGCGCCAACCCCGTCCGCCATGCTGGCGCTCGGCGAAGAGGGCCTGACCGACTACATCAAGACCATCGGCCTGTACCGGACCAAGGCCAAAAACGTCATCGCCACCTGCCGCATGCTGCTCGAACTGCACGACGGCGAAGTGCCGGACGACCGGGCGGCGCTCGAAGCCCTGCCCGGCGTCGGCCGCAAGACGGCCAATGTCGTGCTCAATACGGCGTTCGGTCAGCCGACCATTGCCGTCGACACGCACATCTTTCGCCTCGGCAACCGCACCGGGCTGGCCCCCGGCAAGACGGTCGAGGAAGTCGAAAAGAAGCTGCTCAAGGTGACGCCCGACGAATTCAAGAAGGACGCCCACCACTGGCTGATCCTGCACGGCCGCTACGTCTGCAAGGCGCGCAAGCCGGACTGCGGCCGCTGCATCGTGCTCGACCTGTGCAGCTACCGCAGCAAGAGCGTATGA
- a CDS encoding sensor domain-containing diguanylate cyclase: protein MPLTTDGSLNVLTQWLEVNPVATVIIDAQHRVTHWNPACAALTGVSATQMIGCAEPWRAFYDAPRPILADLVVDLASDTVLEQYYPGKFRRVVAEDAVYEAEDFFTACGEGGRWLSFSAAPIRNAAGDIIGAIETLQDVTERRRAEAALRDSEAYLAQIVDGSSVAMLVIDAGHRVTHWNRACEAMTGTLARDVIGTRGQWKAFYPSERPIMADLVLDDASEIAVDRLYHGRFRPSALILGGYEAEDFFPHFGSSGRWLFFTAAPLRDANGDVVGAVETLQDVSERRRAEEALRESEERYRCLSQTDSLTGLFNSRYLRERLPGELERTTRYGRPLSLLVLDCDNFKSINDCYGHLEGDKVLQNLAEVIRHCLRRSDSAYRYGGEEFVVLLPETDSSAAMALAERLRSMFAAQETLASNGEKICCTISIGVSRHVPTDTASSLIRRADEASYQAKERGKNCVVLEGSAG, encoded by the coding sequence ATGCCGCTTACAACAGATGGCAGCCTCAATGTGCTGACCCAGTGGCTGGAAGTCAATCCGGTGGCAACGGTCATCATCGACGCGCAGCATCGGGTGACCCACTGGAATCCGGCCTGTGCGGCCCTGACTGGAGTGTCGGCGACGCAGATGATCGGCTGCGCCGAGCCGTGGCGGGCCTTCTACGACGCGCCGCGGCCGATTCTCGCTGATCTCGTGGTAGACCTCGCCAGCGATACGGTGCTCGAACAGTATTACCCCGGTAAATTCCGGCGTGTGGTGGCCGAGGATGCTGTCTATGAAGCGGAGGATTTTTTCACCGCTTGCGGCGAAGGTGGTCGCTGGCTGTCCTTCTCCGCCGCGCCCATTCGCAATGCGGCGGGCGACATCATCGGGGCCATCGAAACCCTGCAGGATGTCACCGAACGACGCCGGGCCGAGGCGGCATTGCGCGATAGCGAGGCTTACCTGGCGCAGATCGTCGATGGTTCATCGGTGGCCATGCTGGTCATCGATGCCGGGCACCGCGTCACGCACTGGAACCGCGCCTGCGAGGCGATGACCGGGACGCTGGCGCGCGATGTCATCGGCACCCGCGGTCAGTGGAAAGCTTTCTATCCTTCCGAACGACCGATCATGGCCGATCTGGTCCTCGATGATGCCAGCGAAATTGCTGTCGACCGGCTCTACCACGGTCGCTTCCGGCCCTCCGCGCTGATCCTCGGGGGCTACGAGGCCGAGGACTTCTTCCCGCATTTCGGCTCTAGCGGGCGCTGGCTGTTCTTCACCGCAGCGCCTTTGCGGGACGCCAACGGCGACGTTGTCGGTGCCGTCGAAACGCTGCAGGATGTCAGCGAACGCCGCCGGGCCGAGGAAGCGCTACGCGAAAGCGAGGAGCGCTACCGCTGCCTGAGCCAGACCGATTCGTTGACCGGACTGTTCAACTCCCGTTACCTGCGCGAGCGCCTGCCCGGCGAGCTCGAGCGGACGACACGCTATGGCCGGCCACTGTCGCTGCTGGTTCTCGACTGCGACAATTTCAAGAGCATCAACGACTGCTATGGCCACCTTGAAGGCGACAAGGTATTGCAAAACCTGGCGGAGGTGATCCGGCACTGCCTGCGCCGTTCGGACAGCGCCTACCGCTACGGTGGCGAAGAATTTGTCGTGCTGCTGCCGGAAACCGACTCATCGGCCGCCATGGCGCTGGCCGAACGTCTGCGCAGCATGTTTGCCGCGCAAGAAACGCTGGCGTCGAATGGTGAAAAAATCTGCTGCACCATCAGCATCGGCGTTTCCCGGCACGTGCCGACCGATACTGCGAGCTCCTTGATCCGGCGGGCTGACGAGGCGAGCTACCAGGCCAAGGAACGCGGCAAGAACTGCGTCGTTCTGGAAGGTTCAGCCGGCTGA
- a CDS encoding RNA methyltransferase, whose product MRIETIRQALFATGAKDCHVDRVMRAWAQGKPLDAGPRNHPPESYLPLALRNALPGLHDELSALARVRSEHPGEDGSSRLLVELADGQTVESVLLPRDGLCISTQIGCAVGCTFCMTGRDGLLRQVSSGEMVAQVILGRARRKVTRVVFMGMGEPSHNIDNVLEAIDLLGTAGGIGHKNLVFSTVGDLRVFERLPQETVKPALAISLHSTRAKLRAELLPKASRIDPAELVELAEHYARTTSYPIQYQWTLIDGINDSFAEMDGIVRLLTGKYAIMNLIPYNATAALAYRRPSVERITELTRYLHAQGIRTTVRNSAGQDVDGGCGQLRARESARPLLRSTGKIGQKRNDPGPGSAG is encoded by the coding sequence GTGCGCATCGAAACCATCCGCCAAGCCCTGTTTGCAACGGGCGCCAAGGATTGCCACGTCGACCGCGTCATGCGCGCCTGGGCGCAGGGCAAACCGCTCGATGCCGGGCCGCGCAACCACCCGCCGGAAAGCTACCTGCCGCTGGCCCTGCGCAATGCGCTGCCCGGCTTGCACGATGAACTCTCGGCGCTGGCTCGCGTCCGCTCCGAGCACCCGGGCGAGGATGGCTCGTCGCGTCTGCTCGTCGAACTGGCCGATGGCCAGACCGTCGAAAGCGTGCTGCTGCCGCGTGATGGCCTGTGCATCTCGACGCAGATCGGCTGCGCCGTCGGCTGTACTTTTTGCATGACCGGCCGCGACGGCCTGCTGCGCCAGGTGAGCAGCGGCGAGATGGTCGCCCAGGTCATCCTCGGCCGCGCCCGGCGCAAAGTGACGCGCGTTGTTTTCATGGGTATGGGCGAGCCGTCGCACAACATCGACAACGTGCTCGAAGCCATCGATCTGCTCGGCACGGCCGGCGGCATCGGGCACAAGAATCTGGTGTTCTCGACGGTTGGCGATTTGCGCGTTTTCGAGCGGCTGCCGCAGGAAACCGTCAAGCCGGCGCTGGCCATTTCTCTGCATTCGACCCGCGCGAAACTGCGCGCCGAGTTGCTGCCCAAGGCGTCGCGCATCGACCCGGCCGAACTGGTCGAACTGGCCGAGCATTACGCCCGGACGACGAGCTATCCGATCCAGTACCAATGGACGCTGATCGACGGCATCAACGACAGCTTCGCGGAAATGGACGGCATCGTCCGCCTGCTCACCGGCAAGTACGCGATCATGAACCTGATCCCCTACAACGCGACGGCGGCGCTTGCCTACCGGCGGCCATCGGTCGAGCGAATCACCGAACTGACCCGCTATCTGCACGCCCAGGGCATCCGGACGACGGTGCGCAACTCGGCCGGGCAGGATGTCGATGGTGGCTGCGGCCAGTTGCGGGCCCGCGAAAGCGCTCGTCCGTTGCTACGGTCAACCGGAAAAATTGGCCAAAAACGAAATGATCCGGGCCCCGGCTCAGCCGGCTGA
- a CDS encoding electron transport complex subunit E has product MITRDEFKTIAGNGIWKQNTSIVQILGLCPLLAVTTNAVNGVMLSLATIVVMALSGVAIASLRNFIPHEIRIPVFILIVAALVTVVDLLFNANLHELYLVLGIFIPLIVTNCIVLARVEAFAAKNPPLQSTFDGIFMGVGMLWTLALLGAMREFLGSGTILGGIDMVFPSLQPIQVLPESYPGFLLALLPPGAFILLGCLIAWKNWMEAKAAERAKRKPPAPVATAGCH; this is encoded by the coding sequence ATGATCACGCGTGACGAATTCAAGACCATCGCCGGCAACGGCATCTGGAAGCAGAACACCTCCATCGTCCAGATTCTCGGCCTGTGTCCGCTGCTCGCGGTGACCACCAACGCGGTCAATGGCGTCATGCTGTCGCTCGCCACCATCGTCGTCATGGCGCTGTCGGGCGTCGCCATCGCCAGCCTGCGCAACTTCATCCCGCACGAAATCCGCATCCCGGTCTTCATCCTGATTGTCGCCGCGCTGGTCACCGTCGTCGACCTGCTGTTCAACGCCAACCTGCATGAGTTGTACCTAGTGCTCGGCATCTTCATTCCGCTGATCGTCACCAACTGCATCGTGCTCGCCCGCGTCGAAGCCTTTGCCGCCAAGAACCCGCCGCTGCAATCCACCTTCGACGGCATTTTCATGGGCGTCGGCATGTTGTGGACCCTGGCCCTGCTTGGCGCCATGCGCGAATTTCTCGGTAGCGGCACCATCCTCGGCGGCATCGACATGGTTTTTCCCAGCCTGCAACCGATCCAGGTGCTGCCGGAAAGCTACCCCGGCTTCCTGCTCGCCCTGCTGCCGCCCGGCGCCTTCATTCTGCTCGGCTGCCTGATCGCCTGGAAAAACTGGATGGAAGCCAAGGCCGCCGAGCGCGCCAAGCGCAAGCCGCCAGCCCCAGTCGCCACGGCCGGTTGCCACTGA
- the rsxG gene encoding electron transport complex subunit RsxG produces MSAAKEFSATGMAARTAAILFVFVIIFTGLLSGAYLWTKPAIEASAAEEKMKLVDEVLPRSEYDNALLEDTITLPATAELTLTDPSLLYRARKNGQPVALVFEAVAPDGYAGKIRLIIAMRASGEVAGVRVTQHKETPGLGDYIELKKDKNKARPWITQFNSMALTKVADKDWKVKKDGGLIDYHAGATITPRAVSKAVLKAVKWAEANRDRLFAEGAVK; encoded by the coding sequence ATGAGCGCCGCCAAGGAATTTTCGGCAACCGGCATGGCGGCACGCACCGCGGCCATCCTGTTCGTTTTCGTGATCATCTTCACCGGCCTGCTCTCCGGCGCCTACTTGTGGACCAAACCGGCAATCGAAGCGTCGGCGGCCGAAGAAAAGATGAAGCTGGTGGACGAGGTACTGCCACGCAGCGAATACGACAACGCCCTGCTCGAAGACACCATCACGCTGCCGGCAACGGCCGAACTGACGCTGACCGACCCTTCCCTGCTCTACCGCGCCCGCAAGAATGGCCAGCCCGTCGCCCTGGTTTTCGAGGCCGTCGCCCCCGATGGCTATGCCGGCAAGATTCGTCTGATCATCGCCATGCGCGCCAGTGGCGAAGTCGCCGGCGTACGCGTGACACAGCACAAGGAAACGCCGGGCCTCGGCGATTACATCGAGCTCAAGAAGGACAAGAACAAGGCCCGGCCGTGGATCACGCAATTCAACAGCATGGCGCTGACCAAGGTCGCCGACAAGGACTGGAAGGTCAAGAAGGATGGCGGCCTGATCGACTATCACGCCGGTGCAACCATCACCCCGCGCGCCGTGTCCAAAGCCGTGCTGAAGGCCGTCAAATGGGCCGAAGCCAATCGTGACCGCCTGTTCGCCGAAGGAGCCGTCAAATGA
- a CDS encoding RnfABCDGE type electron transport complex subunit D, whose translation MFAPAPFLLKDVSVSQVMIQVCVALIPGIAAYASLVGPAILVQLVIATLAALLAEAIMLKVRGKPLALFLTDGSAIVTAWLIALTFPPLAPWWLVVTGTVFAVVVAKHLYGGLGQNPFNPAMVAFAVCIVAFPALMSQWPSVGLQLGLIDQMNIILGWAPRVDTLTGATPLDAMKTALKLGEGSFDVTTLLANQDIYGNFAGRGWEWVAAGYLLGGLWLWHRKLITWHVPLAFVASLSLISGALWLYNPGQFASPLFHLLSGGAMLGAFFIATDPVSGCTTPRGKLIFGAGAGLLAYIIRVFGGYPDGVAFAVLLMNLSAPLIDLLTQPPIFGMKDKA comes from the coding sequence ATGTTCGCCCCCGCCCCCTTCCTTCTCAAAGATGTCAGCGTCAGCCAGGTGATGATCCAGGTCTGCGTCGCGCTGATCCCGGGCATTGCCGCCTATGCCAGCCTGGTCGGCCCGGCCATCCTGGTTCAGCTGGTCATCGCCACGCTCGCCGCACTGCTCGCCGAAGCGATCATGCTCAAGGTTCGCGGCAAACCCCTGGCGCTCTTCCTGACCGACGGCTCGGCCATCGTCACCGCCTGGCTGATCGCCCTGACTTTCCCGCCGCTGGCACCGTGGTGGCTGGTCGTCACCGGCACCGTCTTTGCCGTCGTCGTTGCCAAGCACCTCTACGGCGGGCTGGGCCAGAACCCTTTCAACCCGGCCATGGTTGCCTTCGCCGTGTGCATCGTCGCCTTCCCGGCGCTGATGTCGCAGTGGCCCAGTGTCGGCCTGCAACTGGGGCTGATTGACCAGATGAACATCATTCTCGGCTGGGCACCACGCGTCGATACGCTGACCGGCGCCACCCCGCTCGATGCGATGAAAACGGCGCTCAAGCTGGGCGAAGGCAGTTTCGATGTCACCACGCTGCTCGCCAACCAGGATATTTACGGCAACTTCGCTGGTCGCGGCTGGGAATGGGTCGCTGCCGGCTACCTGCTCGGCGGGCTGTGGCTCTGGCATCGCAAGCTGATCACCTGGCATGTGCCGCTCGCCTTCGTCGCTTCCCTGAGCCTGATTTCCGGCGCGCTCTGGCTCTATAACCCGGGCCAGTTTGCCAGCCCGCTCTTTCACCTGCTCTCCGGCGGCGCCATGCTCGGCGCCTTCTTCATCGCCACCGACCCGGTTTCCGGCTGCACGACACCGCGCGGCAAGCTGATCTTTGGCGCCGGTGCTGGCCTGCTCGCCTACATCATTCGCGTTTTCGGCGGCTATCCGGACGGCGTCGCCTTCGCCGTTCTGCTCATGAACCTCTCCGCCCCGCTCATCGACCTGCTGACGCAGCCGCCGATCTTCGGCATGAAGGACAAGGCATGA